Proteins encoded within one genomic window of Sulfurovum sp. XGS-02:
- a CDS encoding porin family protein: MKGIVILSFVMTTTLSTTLFAGGKEVILASTPVASIEMIDPSPWYLGGGVVWAKLSGCNLQPGCEYEDVTYGAMVRGGYEYNQYLGIEARYLHTFLDEGPFGGTPLAHAGIFLKPQYPASERVNLYGLLGYGYTENLGNGARLNYFDSGWGFSAGAGIEYDLSDREGDRIENGNYDRAFDGYADQGRGWSLFLDYQRLLIKSDVPDLNAISLGLRYDF; this comes from the coding sequence ATGAAAGGTATTGTAATTTTATCGTTTGTGATGACGACTACTTTAAGTACCACACTTTTTGCAGGAGGTAAAGAAGTGATTTTGGCTTCAACACCCGTTGCTTCAATAGAGATGATCGATCCTTCACCATGGTATCTTGGTGGAGGAGTAGTATGGGCAAAGCTTAGTGGGTGTAATCTTCAACCCGGATGTGAATATGAAGATGTGACATATGGTGCAATGGTCAGAGGTGGATATGAGTACAATCAATATTTGGGGATAGAAGCAAGATATCTACATACTTTTTTGGATGAAGGTCCTTTTGGGGGGACACCGCTTGCACATGCAGGAATTTTTCTTAAACCACAGTATCCTGCAAGTGAAAGAGTCAATCTCTATGGGCTGCTTGGTTATGGATATACTGAAAACCTGGGAAACGGTGCCAGGTTAAACTATTTTGACAGTGGCTGGGGGTTCTCTGCGGGTGCCGGCATAGAGTATGATCTTTCTGACCGTGAAGGCGATAGGATAGAGAATGGTAATTATGATAGAGCGTTTGACGGTTATGCTGATCAAGGTAGGGGGTGGAGTCTTTTTTTAGATTATCAACGTTTACTTATTAAATCTGATGTACCTGATCTAAATGCTATTTCTCTTGGTTTAAGGTATGACTTCTAA
- a CDS encoding Ig-like domain-containing protein, producing the protein MSLSADPFPPHVDSNITGAHYAPVSWPAENEWKPYSRFGNDINDARTQDPSNGGTAPQNYVNVASSCVDTAQPSVYYFLRQGATPEEDVIMFRWRVEQIANTYATGPNTGAYSSGDAWNSALWTVLFDIDGDGIRDVAAHLDGSSGSPSEPIDMIFGIYGDIPTQSIDYTADPNIQLIGHNPTAFVGTDDKILNFHNGTAVADVNWPNGSDETVWDYGTTRSSVSVSSPCTEYYIDYQIPVALIDASRFGGPKLTRESPISMIFCTANSLNNPFQKDCAINAEWIADPNKEAPFGDYISFNKEEPYEQPIVDDIGASGCNPTVLTAKVKDVIAIVDGEAVPSVSDVIFFYYRDDNGDGVANDGNEWTQILAPAIRTSFTDWMVNWNSTELFKGQYLIGVQTIDDPTLVDNDMNTSAKVNRTFSYLSEAEVNASILAAGAAYTDGNEIWYANPDITGVKSISLAVNTCGVAPTIEKYASVENILAGEDINFTIDINNSTGFNLEVSQISDVLPNGFSYKSLVSLEYDGVPIAMSASPIVGEQGTISWHFNETILDGSQIKLIFTAQSTITSGSYTNTAYAQTSYGTLLSDPVPIQVDGARISLSKTPSSYFVTPGESLVYTLDYANDSSIVVTGAELNDTLPADASCNTYSINGGANIDCSGMGSIISIPLGTLEAFESGSVEMNVTVDASYSTTSLLNTAILTVTAPDGSDVNKTAESKIGVDIPVAAFTLEKTSDVDFVALNNNVEYTLTYTNYGDADALGVTLTDTLPVGMTYISSVPSATDNGDGTYTWDLGSVTAGTTASVTITTEATEDALVTGVFTGENPARNEAVLSWSGPAGGGSVDAHKNVGIDSETCQAFYYTDITGDVGSAGNQLLAQSSITNAPTEHNVTFSANNSTEHVGKYYMDPAASNTIDSTDYTRFEILLNYTSSVVANVDFTVAVYDYNPADGTTTLIESGLTAGSNGNSNKTILMSVTNPYNIPSGHRILWDINATSSKVTTLSFNVNNRQNRSLLCKTAPAAMSIAKTVDHANVSAGVNTPVTYTIDYANISGTDVTNAVITDILPPNVTITGSTPAITSQVGQEATFNIGTVLAGSSGQIIINATINAAASGTLTNFVIVSSDNAEDVNDTAQTSVGPLSTMSPSLTISKRVDKTYVSAGETLTYILKVVNTGGEATGITITDTIPQQIYFDYVVGSITGSTDGPGTVVASDSNSPDLSWTISSLAQGEVATLTYKMRTSASGIPVGVTILDNTAIVSDSEYCTAASVSGCTSNTVSVTVSGNPVLNISISPDAPTKIPGETITYTVDYNNTGSADANNTKIVIPAPNYTVIDPASLPAGVSFDGTNNQIIYDLDTLASGSSGTFTFNAMIAQIMPSGTTEILATATISASNAQSDLDTTVVTVNSGIDLTVDISGPSSGTYPIATIEQNAVASTTITINDVSEFSVGDVIKIGGLYTEILAIIGSTIELTDAVTVNVGDSIIGSVIYNVVYRNHGDSDAIDVNLTVTIPTGMEHYTSEVPADLSPAKGDSGSVIWNIGTVVPDQSDSYQITVFPSMTGSYTFTTNIVSTDIVDNVENNNSDEITTVFGGLKITKSTSTPLVLQPASGNEDVNYTITITNTLAIDISDVNVTDTLPPGFIYNTTTSSIGIIDATYPSQPRWTGITVPANGTVTIEFTAQIDNTVGAATYQNAVYAITGEANVSVTQYDELSSTAEDVTVIDGADGLIEGYIFEDKNSNGIFDTGDIPYVNVEVTITDESNSLFFYTVMTDGSGYFSKVVAAGNWTIQHDTTNIVLSLLTGYSNPTSVVVTAGGTVLDLNPYVDFTAMPSISLIKTVASISGTGTIGDTITYNFEVNNTGNVDLTNITITDVNATVSGGPIDLAAGTGDNTTFTATHSITAADIAAGQVTNQALVTGTPPSGPDVNDTSDDNSPTEDDPTVVDTTNGLDTSNPSISVEKIGTFIDENNNGYAEVGETISYEFNVTNTGNVTLYDVNLTDDNAVITGGPIASLAPGQSDTVTFTGVHTVTWQDIIDGKVINQAIVMAEDSHGNDLNDTSDDPQNPVNDDLDNDGEPDDETSTGLPIQPPISTDDTYNAATGESVIIDIVNNDSSGTFALDSATVTLTSPSGATNIITDTDGDTVGFTVPGEGTWSVDETTGEVTFIPEDGYVGDPTPIEYTIEDEQGNETTSEISINYPPVANNDNVTAELNEVITLEVLANDQNTSDPFDPTTVRLIDSNGNETDILYVPNEGTWIVETNGSVTFEPDFNFSGEANINYVVRETNGDVSNEATITIYYPSTIDAIDDGVIKITHYGPTPIYILDNDSYDGDVTIKIIEQPAHGSVEIVEDVDGRQRILYTPEPDYNYAPDTFRYSITDANGNVAEATVRLDIQCASSQSSDSGDALGTVSMLVLAMMTLMTGLYFVRREEERGEA; encoded by the coding sequence TTGTCGCTGAGTGCAGATCCTTTTCCTCCCCATGTAGATAGTAATATCACCGGTGCGCATTATGCCCCTGTATCCTGGCCGGCAGAGAATGAGTGGAAACCCTATAGCCGTTTTGGAAATGACATCAATGATGCACGTACCCAAGACCCTTCTAACGGCGGTACTGCTCCCCAAAACTATGTCAATGTCGCGTCATCATGTGTAGACACGGCCCAGCCAAGTGTGTATTATTTTCTACGTCAAGGTGCAACACCCGAAGAAGATGTCATTATGTTCCGTTGGAGAGTGGAGCAGATAGCCAATACCTATGCAACTGGACCAAATACAGGGGCATATAGCTCTGGAGATGCCTGGAATTCAGCACTTTGGACAGTTCTGTTTGATATAGATGGTGATGGTATCCGTGATGTGGCTGCGCATCTTGACGGTTCTTCAGGAAGTCCATCTGAACCGATTGATATGATTTTCGGTATTTACGGAGATATCCCAACACAATCTATTGACTACACAGCAGACCCAAACATTCAACTGATCGGACATAATCCTACTGCATTTGTTGGCACGGATGACAAAATCCTAAATTTTCATAATGGAACTGCTGTGGCTGATGTAAATTGGCCGAATGGTTCAGATGAAACGGTCTGGGATTACGGAACGACACGTTCCTCAGTGAGTGTGTCTTCTCCTTGTACGGAATATTATATTGATTACCAAATACCTGTAGCACTTATAGATGCAAGCAGATTTGGAGGACCAAAACTCACAAGAGAATCACCTATATCAATGATCTTCTGTACCGCCAACAGTTTGAACAACCCTTTTCAAAAAGACTGTGCTATCAATGCGGAATGGATCGCAGATCCGAATAAAGAAGCACCGTTTGGCGACTATATCAGCTTTAATAAGGAAGAACCATACGAACAACCGATTGTGGATGATATCGGCGCAAGTGGGTGTAACCCGACTGTTTTAACCGCAAAAGTCAAAGATGTGATCGCTATTGTGGATGGAGAAGCTGTCCCCTCCGTAAGTGATGTCATATTTTTCTACTATAGAGATGACAACGGTGATGGTGTGGCCAATGATGGAAATGAATGGACTCAGATACTAGCTCCAGCTATAAGAACGAGTTTTACAGATTGGATGGTAAATTGGAACTCTACAGAACTTTTCAAAGGACAGTATCTTATAGGGGTACAGACGATCGATGATCCTACCCTAGTTGATAATGATATGAATACCAGTGCTAAGGTGAATCGTACTTTCTCATATCTTTCTGAAGCAGAGGTAAATGCATCCATTTTAGCCGCAGGAGCAGCCTATACTGATGGAAATGAAATTTGGTATGCAAACCCCGATATCACTGGTGTGAAGAGTATATCACTTGCAGTCAATACCTGTGGAGTTGCACCTACGATTGAAAAGTATGCTTCTGTGGAAAACATTCTTGCCGGTGAAGATATCAATTTTACGATTGATATCAATAACTCTACAGGGTTTAATCTAGAAGTATCTCAAATTTCGGATGTACTTCCAAATGGCTTTAGCTATAAAAGCTTAGTTAGCCTTGAGTATGATGGAGTTCCTATTGCTATGAGTGCTTCTCCTATAGTTGGAGAGCAAGGTACGATCAGTTGGCATTTTAATGAGACAATTTTAGACGGTAGTCAGATCAAGCTCATATTTACTGCCCAATCAACGATAACATCAGGTTCGTATACCAATACCGCTTATGCTCAGACCAGTTATGGAACTTTGTTGAGTGATCCTGTCCCTATACAAGTGGATGGTGCTAGGATATCTCTCTCTAAAACACCAAGCAGTTATTTTGTAACACCAGGTGAAAGTTTAGTTTATACCTTGGATTATGCCAATGACTCCAGTATCGTGGTGACGGGTGCAGAGCTTAACGATACATTGCCTGCTGATGCAAGTTGTAATACCTACTCGATCAATGGCGGGGCAAATATAGACTGTTCTGGAATGGGGAGTATCATTAGCATACCTCTTGGTACCCTAGAAGCATTTGAAAGCGGTTCGGTTGAGATGAATGTTACGGTAGATGCATCGTACAGCACTACATCACTGCTGAATACAGCAATACTTACTGTCACTGCACCGGATGGATCAGATGTCAACAAAACTGCGGAGAGTAAGATCGGTGTGGATATACCTGTGGCGGCATTTACATTAGAAAAAACATCTGATGTAGACTTCGTTGCTTTAAATAATAATGTTGAATATACATTGACGTATACCAACTACGGAGATGCTGATGCTCTAGGAGTGACACTCACTGATACACTGCCCGTAGGTATGACTTATATCTCATCTGTCCCTTCTGCAACAGATAATGGAGATGGGACGTATACTTGGGACCTTGGTTCTGTAACGGCAGGTACTACAGCTAGCGTAACCATTACGACGGAGGCAACCGAAGATGCTTTGGTTACGGGCGTATTTACAGGGGAAAACCCTGCTAGAAATGAAGCAGTGTTGTCATGGAGTGGGCCTGCTGGAGGAGGATCAGTGGATGCCCATAAAAATGTGGGAATTGACAGTGAAACCTGTCAGGCATTTTACTATACGGATATCACCGGGGATGTTGGAAGTGCAGGTAACCAGTTATTGGCACAAAGTTCGATCACTAACGCACCGACTGAGCATAATGTAACCTTCAGTGCCAATAATTCTACAGAACATGTTGGAAAATATTATATGGATCCTGCAGCCTCCAATACTATTGACAGTACTGACTATACCCGGTTTGAAATCCTCTTAAACTATACATCATCAGTTGTTGCAAATGTTGATTTTACAGTGGCAGTGTATGATTATAACCCGGCTGATGGTACGACAACACTGATAGAGTCAGGGTTAACGGCAGGTTCAAACGGAAATTCAAATAAAACGATCTTAATGAGTGTGACCAACCCATACAATATCCCATCAGGACACCGAATACTATGGGATATTAATGCGACTTCCTCTAAAGTTACAACACTTTCATTTAATGTCAATAACAGACAAAACAGATCACTTCTTTGTAAAACAGCTCCAGCTGCTATGAGTATTGCTAAAACAGTTGACCACGCCAATGTGTCTGCAGGTGTAAATACACCTGTAACATACACGATTGATTATGCCAATATTAGTGGTACAGACGTGACCAATGCAGTGATTACTGATATCCTTCCGCCAAATGTCACCATCACAGGCTCTACACCTGCGATAACTTCCCAGGTAGGACAGGAAGCTACATTTAATATCGGTACAGTGTTAGCGGGTAGTAGTGGCCAGATTATTATAAATGCCACGATTAACGCTGCTGCATCAGGTACTTTGACTAATTTTGTTATAGTAAGCAGTGACAATGCAGAGGATGTCAATGATACAGCTCAAACAAGTGTAGGTCCTCTCTCAACTATGTCGCCTTCACTTACTATAAGTAAAAGAGTAGATAAAACCTATGTGAGTGCAGGTGAGACGCTGACTTATATACTGAAAGTTGTCAATACCGGGGGAGAAGCCACCGGTATTACTATAACAGATACGATCCCACAACAGATATATTTTGATTATGTAGTTGGTTCCATTACAGGTAGTACGGATGGTCCGGGTACTGTAGTAGCATCAGATAGCAATAGCCCTGATCTGAGTTGGACGATCAGTAGTTTAGCACAAGGTGAAGTGGCTACACTAACTTATAAGATGAGGACATCTGCTTCGGGCATTCCTGTAGGGGTAACGATACTGGATAACACGGCTATTGTTTCTGATAGTGAGTACTGTACTGCTGCAAGTGTGTCAGGATGTACAAGTAATACTGTGAGTGTGACGGTGAGCGGTAACCCTGTGCTCAATATCTCTATCTCACCGGATGCACCTACGAAGATTCCGGGTGAGACGATCACCTATACGGTAGATTATAACAATACAGGATCAGCCGATGCGAATAATACTAAAATTGTTATACCTGCACCAAATTATACGGTGATAGACCCTGCATCTCTGCCTGCAGGTGTGAGTTTTGATGGTACGAACAATCAGATTATCTATGATCTGGATACTCTGGCATCAGGTTCTAGCGGTACATTTACCTTTAATGCCATGATAGCTCAAATTATGCCAAGCGGTACGACGGAGATCTTGGCTACGGCAACAATCTCTGCCAGCAATGCGCAGAGTGATCTAGATACTACTGTAGTGACAGTAAATTCGGGTATTGATCTTACGGTTGATATCTCAGGTCCATCAAGCGGCACTTACCCTATAGCAACAATAGAACAAAACGCAGTGGCATCAACAACAATCACGATTAATGATGTGTCAGAGTTCTCAGTTGGAGATGTGATTAAGATCGGAGGGCTTTATACAGAGATCCTAGCAATCATAGGATCAACCATAGAACTTACTGATGCTGTGACAGTGAATGTGGGTGATAGCATCATCGGTAGTGTCATTTATAATGTTGTTTATCGTAATCATGGTGATTCTGATGCTATTGATGTTAACTTAACAGTGACCATTCCTACAGGTATGGAGCACTACACATCAGAAGTACCTGCAGATTTAAGTCCAGCCAAAGGAGACAGCGGAAGTGTGATCTGGAATATCGGAACGGTAGTCCCAGATCAGAGTGATAGTTACCAAATCACTGTTTTCCCATCAATGACAGGAAGTTATACGTTTACTACAAATATCGTAAGTACTGACATTGTTGACAATGTAGAGAACAACAATAGTGATGAGATCACAACAGTATTTGGCGGGCTTAAAATCACCAAGAGTACATCAACACCTTTAGTGCTTCAACCAGCAAGTGGCAATGAAGATGTGAATTATACAATTACTATAACCAATACACTAGCTATCGATATATCCGATGTCAATGTAACAGATACACTTCCACCAGGATTTATTTATAACACCACAACAAGTTCTATAGGAATAATAGATGCTACATATCCTTCACAACCACGATGGACTGGGATAACAGTACCTGCCAATGGAACAGTGACGATCGAGTTTACAGCACAGATTGATAATACAGTAGGAGCGGCAACATACCAAAATGCTGTTTACGCTATAACAGGTGAAGCTAATGTTTCGGTGACACAGTATGATGAATTAAGTAGTACAGCTGAAGATGTCACAGTTATAGATGGTGCAGATGGTTTGATAGAAGGATATATTTTTGAAGATAAAAATAGCAATGGTATATTTGATACTGGGGACATCCCTTATGTAAATGTTGAAGTTACCATCACGGATGAAAGTAATTCCTTATTCTTCTACACAGTGATGACAGACGGATCAGGATACTTTTCAAAAGTAGTAGCAGCAGGTAACTGGACAATACAACACGATACAACAAACATTGTTTTATCACTTTTGACAGGATACAGTAACCCGACATCAGTAGTAGTTACTGCAGGTGGAACTGTGTTGGATCTAAATCCGTATGTTGACTTTACTGCAATGCCAAGTATCAGCTTGATCAAAACAGTGGCTTCTATTTCTGGTACAGGAACGATAGGGGATACGATCACGTATAACTTTGAAGTCAACAATACAGGGAACGTAGATCTTACAAACATCACGATTACGGATGTGAATGCAACAGTTTCAGGTGGACCAATCGACTTGGCAGCGGGTACAGGGGACAACACCACCTTTACCGCAACTCATAGCATTACTGCTGCAGACATTGCAGCGGGACAAGTGACAAACCAGGCGCTCGTGACAGGTACGCCACCAAGTGGACCAGATGTCAATGATACTTCAGATGATAATTCACCAACAGAAGATGATCCGACCGTGGTGGATACCACAAATGGTTTAGACACATCGAACCCAAGTATCAGTGTAGAAAAAATTGGAACATTTATAGATGAAAATAATAATGGTTATGCAGAGGTTGGAGAAACTATTAGTTATGAATTTAATGTAACTAATACTGGTAATGTAACCTTGTATGATGTGAACCTTACAGATGACAATGCTGTGATTACAGGTGGTCCGATAGCTAGTTTGGCACCTGGGCAAAGTGATACTGTAACTTTTACAGGAGTGCATACAGTTACGTGGCAAGATATCATTGATGGGAAGGTGATCAATCAGGCTATAGTCATGGCTGAAGATTCACATGGCAATGATCTCAATGATACTTCAGATGATCCTCAAAACCCTGTAAATGATGACCTAGATAACGATGGTGAACCAGATGATGAAACTTCTACAGGATTGCCAATCCAGCCACCTATATCAACGGATGATACATATAATGCAGCAACAGGTGAAAGTGTTATTATTGATATAGTAAATAATGATAGTAGCGGTACTTTTGCATTGGATTCCGCTACAGTAACCCTTACGTCACCTTCAGGTGCAACAAATATAATCACAGATACGGATGGAGACACCGTAGGATTTACAGTTCCTGGAGAAGGTACATGGTCTGTAGATGAGACTACCGGTGAAGTGACCTTTATTCCAGAAGATGGGTATGTAGGTGATCCGACACCGATAGAATATACGATAGAGGATGAACAAGGTAATGAGACTACATCAGAGATCAGTATCAATTATCCACCAGTAGCCAATAATGATAATGTAACTGCAGAATTGAATGAAGTGATAACTTTAGAAGTGCTAGCGAATGATCAAAATACATCTGACCCATTTGACCCGACAACAGTACGTTTGATCGATTCTAATGGAAATGAAACAGATATATTATATGTACCTAACGAGGGAACGTGGATAGTAGAAACGAATGGATCAGTGACCTTTGAACCAGATTTTAATTTCAGTGGTGAGGCTAATATAAACTATGTAGTACGGGAAACAAATGGAGATGTAAGTAATGAGGCAACCATTACCATATATTACCCCTCAACTATAGATGCAATAGATGATGGAGTCATAAAAATTACTCACTATGGTCCAACGCCTATATATATACTTGATAATGATAGCTATGATGGAGATGTGACCATTAAAATTATTGAGCAACCTGCACACGGTTCAGTAGAAATTGTGGAAGATGTAGATGGCAGACAAAGGATACTTTATACACCAGAACCTGATTATAATTATGCTCCAGATACGTTTAGATATTCCATTACGGATGCCAATGGTAACGTAGCAGAAGCAACAGTAAGATTAGATATACAATGTGCATCTTCGCAAAGTTCAGACAGTGGTGATGCACTTGGTACAGTAAGTATGTTAGTCCTGGCTATGATGACACTGATGACAGGACTTTATTTTGTAAGAAGAGAAGAAGAAAGGGGAGAAGCATAA
- the tsf gene encoding translation elongation factor Ts, whose translation MANFGPKDIKKLREMTDAGMMDCKKALTEADGDMDKAVAWLRDQGMGAAAKKAGKVAAEGAISVKVEGKKAVIVEINSQTDFVAQNDKFKALLNTVVNHAFDNNLKDAEAINASTINGEPFADYLSQQIAIIGEKLDVRRAALIEGDETTAVNGYVHSNGQNGVIIEAKCDSAQTAEAMTPVLKEVAMHAAAMSPSTLSYKDFDPTFVEEETKGRIIAIEKENEELTRLGKTLKNIPQYISMSQLTDEVMAAAEALLKEELKAEGKPEKIWDRILPGKIERFISDNTTLDQEQCLLDQKFVMDDSKTVLEYVQEKAKAAGGSADIVHFVRLEVGEGIEVAEEDFAAEVAAQMG comes from the coding sequence ATGGCAAACTTTGGACCTAAAGATATCAAAAAACTCAGAGAGATGACTGATGCAGGAATGATGGACTGTAAAAAAGCATTGACTGAAGCTGATGGAGATATGGACAAAGCGGTTGCATGGCTTAGAGACCAGGGTATGGGTGCTGCTGCTAAAAAAGCAGGTAAAGTTGCTGCTGAAGGTGCGATCTCTGTAAAAGTCGAAGGTAAAAAAGCAGTGATCGTTGAGATCAACTCTCAAACTGACTTTGTTGCACAAAATGACAAATTTAAAGCACTTTTGAATACAGTTGTAAATCATGCATTTGACAACAATCTTAAAGATGCAGAGGCGATCAATGCTTCTACGATCAACGGTGAGCCGTTTGCTGATTATCTTTCTCAGCAAATTGCTATTATCGGTGAAAAACTTGATGTAAGAAGAGCAGCACTTATCGAGGGAGATGAAACAACTGCGGTAAACGGTTATGTTCACTCTAACGGTCAGAACGGTGTAATCATTGAAGCAAAATGTGATTCTGCACAGACAGCTGAAGCAATGACACCTGTACTTAAAGAGGTAGCAATGCATGCAGCTGCAATGTCACCAAGTACACTCTCTTATAAAGATTTTGATCCTACATTCGTAGAAGAAGAGACTAAAGGTAGAATCATTGCTATCGAAAAAGAGAATGAAGAACTTACTAGACTTGGTAAGACATTGAAGAACATTCCTCAGTATATCTCTATGAGCCAATTGACTGATGAAGTGATGGCTGCAGCAGAAGCACTTCTCAAAGAAGAGCTTAAAGCTGAAGGTAAACCTGAAAAGATCTGGGACAGAATCCTTCCAGGGAAGATCGAAAGATTTATCTCAGACAATACAACACTTGACCAAGAGCAGTGTCTTCTTGATCAGAAATTTGTAATGGATGACAGCAAAACAGTGCTTGAATATGTTCAAGAAAAAGCAAAAGCGGCTGGTGGGTCTGCAGATATCGTACATTTTGTAAGACTAGAAGTGGGTGAAGGAATTGAAGTAGCAGAAGAAGATTTTGCTGCTGAAGTTGCTGCACAAATGGGATAA
- the bcp gene encoding thioredoxin-dependent thiol peroxidase: MLEVGAQVPDFCLPNQDEEEICFRDIKGKWIVLYFYPKDNTPGCTTEACDFTAALPDFTDLDAIVLGVSPDSPKKHRNFIEKKDLKITLLADEEKELCNLFGIWQLKKFMGKEYMGVVRSTFIIDPDGKVAATWTKVKVKEHVDAVKAKLQELQNA; this comes from the coding sequence ATGTTAGAAGTAGGCGCACAAGTACCGGATTTTTGTTTACCCAACCAGGATGAAGAAGAGATCTGTTTTAGAGACATTAAAGGAAAGTGGATCGTACTCTATTTCTATCCAAAAGACAACACACCGGGATGTACGACAGAAGCCTGTGATTTCACAGCAGCACTTCCTGATTTCACGGATTTGGATGCCATTGTTTTAGGGGTGAGCCCGGATTCTCCTAAAAAACACAGAAATTTCATCGAAAAGAAAGACCTGAAGATCACTCTCTTGGCAGATGAAGAGAAAGAACTCTGTAATCTTTTTGGCATTTGGCAGCTGAAGAAGTTCATGGGTAAAGAGTATATGGGTGTGGTACGTTCTACTTTCATCATAGACCCTGACGGAAAAGTCGCTGCAACCTGGACAAAAGTGAAAGTCAAAGAACATGTGGATGCTGTAAAGGCTAAACTCCAAGAGCTTCAAAACGCATAA
- the rpsB gene encoding 30S ribosomal protein S2, which yields MVTMKDLLECGVHFGHQTRRWNPKMKKFIFGARKNIYIIDLQKTLRYFKYTYNIVRDAAAEGQTVLFVGTKKQARQAIKEHAERCGMPYVSTRWLGGMLTNYPTMKKSIRKLEIIEQMEETGQINLLTKKEALMLKRKKEKLSSYLEGFRHMKKLPDMMFVIDSVKEHIAVKEARRLGMKVVAPLDTNCDPDMVDYPIPGNDDAIRSINLFCQEMAEAIIEGKAAYAEATGEDVEEVATSEEVAEVMAEAASEEAAATEADDLTKLTGIGKVGNEKLIEAGITTYAQIANMSEEEAADFKVKAEAIAEAKELAGA from the coding sequence ATGGTAACAATGAAAGACCTACTCGAATGTGGTGTACACTTCGGGCACCAAACAAGAAGATGGAATCCAAAAATGAAGAAATTCATTTTCGGTGCAAGAAAGAACATCTACATCATCGACCTTCAAAAAACACTTAGATACTTCAAATATACTTACAACATCGTAAGAGATGCAGCTGCTGAAGGGCAAACTGTACTTTTTGTAGGTACTAAAAAACAAGCTAGACAAGCGATCAAAGAGCATGCTGAGAGATGTGGTATGCCTTACGTTTCAACTAGATGGTTAGGTGGAATGTTGACAAACTACCCAACAATGAAAAAATCGATCAGAAAACTTGAGATCATCGAGCAAATGGAAGAGACTGGACAGATCAATCTTTTGACTAAAAAAGAAGCATTGATGCTTAAGAGAAAGAAAGAGAAATTAAGCTCTTACCTCGAAGGTTTCAGACACATGAAAAAACTTCCAGACATGATGTTCGTTATCGATTCTGTGAAAGAACACATCGCTGTGAAAGAAGCAAGAAGACTTGGTATGAAAGTTGTTGCACCACTTGATACGAACTGTGATCCAGATATGGTTGATTATCCAATCCCTGGAAATGATGATGCTATCCGTTCTATCAACCTTTTCTGTCAAGAAATGGCTGAAGCGATCATCGAAGGTAAAGCGGCATATGCAGAAGCGACTGGTGAAGATGTTGAAGAAGTAGCAACAAGTGAAGAAGTAGCAGAAGTAATGGCTGAAGCAGCATCTGAAGAAGCTGCAGCAACTGAAGCTGATGATCTAACAAAACTTACAGGTATCGGTAAAGTAGGTAACGAAAAATTGATCGAAGCAGGGATCACTACATATGCGCAAATTGCTAACATGAGTGAAGAAGAAGCTGCAGACTTTAAAGTAAAAGCTGAAGCGATCGCTGAAGCAAAAGAATTGGCAGGAGCGTAA